The following coding sequences are from one Vibrio syngnathi window:
- the pdhR gene encoding pyruvate dehydrogenase complex transcriptional repressor PdhR, producing the protein MAYQRIRQPKLSDVIEQELERLIVEGTLAPGQQLPPERELAKQFDVSRPSIREAIQRLEAKRLLTRRQGGGTFVSENIWKSFSDPLLNLLSSHSETQLDLLESRHAMEGISAYFAALRGTDEDFARIQACQEKIRGAQDKGDIEAESAAVMAFLIALTEAAHNVVLLHIVRSLAPLLEQNVLENLKLLHRRKDVVEKVSIHRANIVDAIVSGQPEQAREMSHSHLAYIEETLMDLTKEESRRERSLRRIQQGK; encoded by the coding sequence ATGGCTTATCAAAGGATTCGTCAGCCAAAACTCTCGGACGTTATCGAACAAGAGTTAGAAAGGTTGATAGTGGAAGGAACACTGGCTCCAGGGCAGCAGCTGCCGCCTGAGCGCGAACTGGCGAAACAGTTCGATGTGTCTCGTCCTTCAATCCGAGAAGCGATACAACGTTTAGAAGCAAAACGCTTGCTTACTCGCCGTCAAGGTGGAGGTACGTTTGTTAGCGAAAATATCTGGAAAAGCTTTTCAGATCCTTTGCTTAATTTGTTGTCCTCCCATTCTGAAACCCAACTAGACTTGTTGGAATCGCGTCATGCGATGGAAGGGATTTCGGCTTACTTCGCGGCATTGCGTGGTACTGATGAAGACTTTGCTCGAATTCAAGCATGCCAAGAAAAAATTCGCGGTGCGCAAGATAAGGGTGATATTGAAGCCGAGTCTGCAGCTGTGATGGCTTTTCTTATTGCTTTAACAGAGGCAGCGCACAATGTGGTGTTATTACACATTGTTCGTAGTTTGGCTCCGTTACTCGAACAAAACGTCTTAGAAAATTTAAAACTGTTGCATCGTCGTAAAGACGTTGTGGAGAAAGTGAGTATACATCGAGCTAACATTGTAGATGCGATCGTTTCAGGACAGCCAGAACAGGCGCGTGAAATGTCACACTCTCATTTAGCTTACATCGAAGAAACATTGATGGATTTGACCAAAGAAGAATCGCGCCGCGAACGTTCTTTACGTCGAATCCAACAGGGTAAATAG
- the pilB gene encoding type IV-A pilus assembly ATPase PilB translates to MLTNLPTVLRQAGLLSLTQEHAIAEHVQASGISTPEALLVLDIFSDESLANNIKTIFGLPLVQLANTDYEILCDQLGLRELITKYRAIPVAISNTTLTLASADPTDLQAEDDFRFATGLQIELVVANYSELEGAIRKLYGRSISGQDSKRKEITQDELANLVEVSDDEMTSIEDLSQDDSPVSRFINQILVDAVRKGASDIHFEPYEENYRVRLRCDGILVEVQQPASHLSRRLSARLKILAKLDIAERRLPQDGRIKLRLNDELAIDMRVSTLPTLWGEKIVLRLLDSSAANLDIDKLGYSEDQKALYLNALKRPQGMILMTGPTGSGKTVSLYTGLRMLNTSERNISTAEDPVEINLCGINQVQVTPKIGFGFAEALRSFLRQDPDVVMVGEIRDLETAEIAIKASQTGHLVLSTLHTNSASETVTRLAHMGIEPFNLASSLSLIIAQRLARRLCNHCKAADNSPDIFLRHSIPNNQKLYKATPQGCNECNQGYSGRVGIYEVMPFTDKLKNSLINKPNALEIEDLARREGMRTLQESGIDKLLEGTTSYQELQRVLYL, encoded by the coding sequence GTGCTAACCAACCTCCCAACGGTTCTTCGTCAGGCTGGTTTACTTAGCCTGACTCAAGAACACGCTATTGCGGAACATGTGCAAGCTTCAGGTATTTCTACACCTGAAGCTTTGCTTGTTCTAGACATCTTCTCTGACGAGAGCCTCGCTAATAATATAAAAACCATTTTTGGTTTACCGTTAGTACAGCTGGCCAATACTGACTATGAAATCTTGTGTGACCAATTAGGGCTTCGTGAGTTGATCACCAAATATCGTGCAATCCCAGTTGCCATATCTAATACTACTCTCACACTCGCTTCTGCCGACCCAACCGACTTACAAGCTGAAGACGATTTCCGCTTTGCCACCGGATTACAGATCGAATTAGTTGTCGCTAACTACTCAGAATTAGAAGGCGCCATACGAAAGCTGTATGGCCGATCTATTTCCGGACAAGACTCCAAGCGCAAAGAGATCACCCAAGACGAACTCGCCAATCTTGTTGAAGTCTCTGACGATGAAATGACGTCAATTGAAGATCTCAGCCAAGACGACTCCCCTGTTAGCCGTTTTATCAACCAAATATTAGTAGATGCGGTACGCAAAGGCGCATCAGACATCCACTTCGAACCTTATGAAGAAAACTACCGAGTGCGTCTGCGTTGCGATGGTATTCTTGTTGAGGTCCAACAGCCCGCGTCTCATTTAAGCCGTCGGTTATCCGCTCGTTTAAAGATTCTCGCCAAACTTGATATCGCTGAACGTCGCTTACCTCAAGACGGCCGTATTAAGCTGCGTTTGAACGACGAGCTGGCGATCGATATGCGTGTGTCGACTCTACCGACATTGTGGGGAGAAAAGATCGTACTGCGTCTTCTAGACAGCAGCGCAGCCAATTTAGATATCGATAAATTAGGTTACAGCGAGGATCAAAAAGCGCTCTATCTCAATGCCCTAAAACGCCCGCAAGGGATGATCTTAATGACTGGGCCCACTGGCAGTGGCAAAACGGTATCTCTTTACACTGGACTTCGCATGCTTAACACCTCTGAGCGTAATATCTCAACAGCTGAAGACCCGGTGGAGATCAACCTGTGTGGTATCAATCAGGTACAGGTGACGCCAAAGATCGGTTTTGGGTTTGCCGAAGCACTACGATCCTTCTTGCGACAAGATCCTGATGTGGTGATGGTCGGTGAGATCCGCGATTTGGAAACCGCAGAGATCGCGATCAAAGCGTCGCAAACGGGTCACTTAGTCCTTTCGACACTCCATACTAACTCAGCTTCGGAAACCGTGACTCGGCTCGCCCATATGGGGATAGAACCCTTTAACCTCGCTTCGTCATTAAGCCTGATTATCGCGCAGCGACTGGCAAGGCGACTGTGCAACCACTGTAAAGCAGCTGACAACTCGCCGGACATATTTCTGCGTCACTCAATTCCTAACAATCAAAAACTCTACAAAGCCACCCCACAAGGATGCAATGAGTGTAATCAGGGTTACTCCGGTCGAGTGGGTATCTACGAAGTAATGCCGTTCACCGACAAACTAAAAAATAGTCTGATCAATAAACCTAACGCGTTAGAGATTGAAGATCTCGCGCGTAGAGAAGGAATGAGAACACTGCAAGAATCCGGTATCGATAAGTTGCTTGAAGGCACCACCAGCTATCAAGAACTGCAACGTGTCCTGTATCTATAA
- the lpdA gene encoding dihydrolipoyl dehydrogenase — protein sequence MSKEIKAQVVVLGSGPAGYSAAFRCADLGLETVLVERYSTLGGVCLNVGCIPSKALLHVSKVIEEAKAMAEHGVVFGEPQTDINKVRIWKDKVVDQLTGGLGGMAKMRNVTVVNGFGKFTGPNSIEVVGEETTTINFDNAIIAAGSRPIKLPFIPHEDPRIWDSTDALELNEVPEKLLIMGGGIIGLEMGTVYHSLGSKVEVVEMFDQVIPAADKDIVKVFTKRIKDKFKLMLETKVTAVEAKEDGIYVSMEGKKAPAEAERYDAVLVAIGRVPNGALIDAEKAGIEVDERGFINVDKQMRTNVPHIHAIGDVVGQPMLAHKGVHEGHVAAEVISGKKHYFDPKVIPSIAYTEPEVAWVGKTEKEAKAEGLNYEVATFPWAASGRAIASDCADGMTKMIFDKETHRVIGGAVVGTNGGELLGEIGLAIEMGCDAEDIALTIHAHPTLHESVGLAAEVFEGSITDLPNKKAVKKKK from the coding sequence ATGAGCAAAGAAATTAAAGCCCAAGTTGTTGTACTTGGTTCAGGTCCTGCTGGTTACTCAGCGGCATTCCGTTGTGCGGATTTAGGTCTAGAAACAGTACTAGTTGAACGTTACAGCACTCTTGGTGGTGTATGTCTAAACGTTGGTTGTATTCCATCAAAAGCACTTCTTCACGTATCTAAAGTAATTGAAGAAGCAAAAGCGATGGCAGAGCACGGCGTAGTATTCGGCGAGCCACAGACGGACATCAACAAAGTTCGCATCTGGAAAGACAAAGTAGTTGATCAACTAACTGGCGGTCTTGGCGGTATGGCTAAGATGCGTAATGTTACTGTTGTTAACGGTTTCGGTAAGTTTACTGGCCCTAACAGCATCGAAGTTGTTGGCGAAGAAACGACAACAATTAACTTTGATAACGCAATCATTGCTGCGGGTTCTCGCCCAATCAAACTTCCGTTCATCCCACATGAAGACCCACGTATTTGGGATTCTACGGATGCACTAGAACTAAACGAAGTACCAGAAAAACTGCTTATCATGGGCGGTGGTATCATCGGTCTAGAGATGGGTACGGTTTATCACTCTCTAGGTTCTAAAGTTGAAGTTGTTGAGATGTTCGATCAAGTTATCCCTGCTGCGGATAAAGACATCGTTAAAGTCTTCACTAAGCGCATTAAAGATAAGTTCAAGCTAATGCTTGAAACTAAAGTGACAGCGGTTGAAGCGAAAGAAGACGGTATCTACGTTTCAATGGAAGGCAAGAAAGCACCAGCAGAAGCTGAGCGCTACGATGCTGTTCTTGTTGCTATCGGTCGTGTTCCAAACGGTGCACTTATCGACGCTGAAAAAGCAGGTATCGAAGTTGATGAGCGTGGTTTCATTAACGTTGATAAGCAAATGCGTACTAACGTTCCTCACATCCACGCGATCGGTGACGTTGTTGGTCAACCAATGCTTGCTCACAAAGGTGTGCATGAAGGTCACGTAGCTGCTGAAGTTATCTCTGGTAAGAAGCACTACTTCGATCCTAAAGTAATCCCATCAATTGCGTACACTGAGCCAGAAGTTGCTTGGGTAGGTAAGACTGAGAAAGAAGCGAAAGCGGAAGGCCTGAACTACGAAGTTGCTACTTTCCCTTGGGCTGCTTCTGGTCGTGCAATCGCTTCAGACTGTGCTGACGGTATGACTAAGATGATCTTCGATAAAGAGACTCATCGCGTAATCGGTGGTGCTGTTGTTGGTACTAACGGTGGTGAACTTCTTGGCGAAATCGGCCTAGCAATCGAAATGGGTTGTGATGCAGAAGATATCGCACTGACTATCCACGCTCACCCAACTCTACACGAGTCTGTTGGTCTTGCTGCGGAAGTATTCGAAGGTTCAATCACTGACCTTCCAAATAAGAAAGCAGTGAAAAAGAAAAAGTAA
- the aceF gene encoding pyruvate dehydrogenase complex dihydrolipoyllysine-residue acetyltransferase, with protein sequence MTIEINVPDIGADEVEVTEILVNVGDKVEEEQSLITVEGDKASMEVPASQAGIVKEIKISEGDSVSTGSLIMIFEAEGAAAAPAAPAVEAAAPVAAAPAAAAPSVANELKEVHVPDIGGDEVEVTEIMVAIGDAVEEEQSLLTVEGDKASMEVPAPFAGIVKEIKIASGDSVSTGSLVMVFEVAGSGAPVAAAPAPAAAPVAAAPAASAEKEVNVPDIGGDEVEVTEIMVAVGDTVEEEQSLITVEGDKASMEVPAPFAGTVKEIKIAAGDKVSTGSSIMTFVVEGAAPVAASASAPAQAAAQAAAPAPKAEAVAPVAGDFQENGEYAHASPVVRRLAREFGVNLAKVKGTGRKSRVLKEDVQSYVKDALKRLESGAAASGKGGDGSALGLLPWPKVDFSKFGETEVQKLSKIKKISGANLHRNWVMIPHVTQWDNADITELEAFRKEQNAIEAKKDTGMKITPLVFIMKAVAKALEAFPAFNSSLSEDGESIILKKYVNVGIAVDTPNGLVVPVFKDVNKKGIYELSEELMAVSKKARSGKLTAADMQGGCFTISSLGGIGGTAFTPIVNAPEVGILGVSKSEIKPVWNGKEFQPRLQLPLSLSYDHRVIDGAEGARFITFLNSALSDIRRLVL encoded by the coding sequence ATGACAATCGAAATTAATGTACCAGACATCGGTGCTGACGAGGTTGAAGTAACTGAGATTCTTGTAAACGTTGGCGACAAGGTTGAAGAAGAGCAGTCACTGATCACTGTTGAAGGCGACAAAGCTTCAATGGAAGTTCCTGCGTCTCAAGCGGGTATCGTTAAAGAAATCAAGATTTCAGAAGGTGATTCTGTTTCTACTGGTTCTCTTATTATGATCTTCGAAGCGGAAGGTGCTGCAGCAGCACCGGCTGCGCCAGCAGTTGAAGCGGCGGCACCAGTTGCAGCTGCTCCTGCAGCGGCAGCCCCTTCTGTTGCGAACGAACTGAAAGAAGTTCACGTACCAGATATCGGCGGTGATGAAGTTGAAGTAACTGAAATCATGGTAGCTATCGGCGACGCAGTAGAAGAAGAGCAATCTCTTCTTACTGTTGAAGGTGATAAGGCTTCAATGGAAGTACCTGCACCATTCGCTGGTATCGTTAAAGAAATCAAGATCGCTTCTGGTGACTCAGTATCTACTGGTTCTCTAGTAATGGTATTTGAAGTGGCAGGTTCTGGCGCTCCAGTTGCAGCAGCTCCTGCTCCAGCGGCGGCACCAGTTGCAGCGGCTCCAGCAGCATCTGCTGAGAAAGAAGTGAACGTTCCTGATATCGGTGGCGACGAAGTAGAAGTTACTGAAATCATGGTAGCGGTTGGCGATACAGTAGAAGAAGAGCAATCTCTAATTACTGTTGAAGGCGACAAAGCTTCAATGGAAGTGCCTGCACCATTCGCTGGTACAGTAAAAGAAATCAAGATTGCAGCTGGCGACAAAGTGTCAACAGGCTCTTCAATCATGACTTTCGTTGTTGAAGGCGCAGCTCCAGTAGCAGCTTCAGCTTCAGCTCCAGCACAAGCAGCAGCACAAGCAGCAGCACCTGCACCTAAAGCAGAAGCAGTAGCTCCAGTAGCTGGCGACTTCCAAGAGAACGGCGAGTACGCTCACGCATCTCCAGTTGTTCGTCGTCTAGCTCGTGAATTCGGTGTAAACCTAGCGAAAGTTAAAGGTACTGGTCGTAAGAGTCGCGTACTTAAAGAAGACGTTCAGTCTTACGTTAAAGATGCACTTAAGCGTCTTGAGTCTGGTGCAGCAGCATCTGGCAAAGGCGGCGATGGTTCTGCTCTTGGTCTACTACCTTGGCCAAAAGTTGACTTCAGCAAGTTCGGCGAAACTGAAGTTCAGAAGCTTTCTAAGATTAAGAAGATCTCTGGCGCTAACCTGCACCGTAACTGGGTAATGATCCCTCACGTTACACAGTGGGACAACGCAGACATCACTGAGCTAGAAGCATTCCGTAAAGAACAGAACGCAATCGAAGCGAAGAAAGACACTGGCATGAAGATCACTCCACTTGTGTTCATCATGAAAGCTGTTGCTAAAGCGCTAGAAGCATTCCCAGCGTTTAACTCTTCTCTTTCTGAAGATGGCGAAAGCATCATTCTTAAGAAGTACGTAAACGTGGGTATCGCTGTTGATACACCAAACGGCCTAGTTGTTCCTGTCTTCAAAGACGTGAACAAGAAAGGCATTTACGAGCTATCTGAAGAGTTAATGGCTGTTTCTAAGAAAGCACGTTCTGGTAAGCTAACAGCGGCAGACATGCAAGGCGGTTGTTTCACAATCTCTAGCCTTGGTGGTATTGGCGGTACTGCATTTACTCCAATCGTAAATGCTCCAGAAGTAGGTATCCTAGGTGTATCTAAGTCTGAAATTAAGCCAGTTTGGAATGGTAAAGAGTTCCAACCACGTCTACAGCTTCCACTGTCTCTATCATACGATCACCGTGTGATCGATGGTGCTGAAGGTGCACGCTTCATTACTTTCCTAAACAGCGCACTATCTGACATTCGTCGTCTAGTACTGTAA
- the ampD gene encoding 1,6-anhydro-N-acetylmuramyl-L-alanine amidase AmpD: protein MGKVTSYCASRKESETKMTISFNGWYDNARHVPSPYFDVRPSVDDISLLVVHNISLPPGQFGGPYIEQFFTGKLDPADHPFFKVIHQMGVSAHCLIRRDGEVVQFVSFLDRAWHAGQSSFAGRKRCNDYSIGIELEGSDFIAYTEQQYQALSRLTETIVSTFPQITTERITGHQYIAPLRKTDPGLVFDWQKFKGELKV, encoded by the coding sequence ATGGGTAAGGTCACATCTTATTGTGCTAGCAGAAAAGAAAGTGAGACCAAGATGACGATCAGCTTCAACGGATGGTATGACAACGCTCGGCATGTTCCTTCCCCGTATTTTGATGTTAGACCGAGCGTCGACGATATCTCTCTGCTGGTGGTTCATAACATTAGTTTACCACCAGGCCAATTTGGCGGCCCTTACATTGAACAGTTTTTCACGGGCAAACTTGATCCGGCAGATCATCCATTTTTTAAAGTGATTCACCAAATGGGCGTTTCGGCACATTGCTTGATTCGCCGTGATGGTGAGGTGGTACAGTTTGTGTCATTTCTTGACCGAGCTTGGCACGCAGGCCAGTCGAGCTTTGCGGGGCGTAAAAGGTGTAATGATTACTCGATTGGTATTGAGCTGGAAGGAAGCGACTTTATCGCTTATACAGAGCAGCAGTACCAAGCGCTTTCTCGATTAACAGAAACGATCGTATCGACTTTCCCTCAAATAACCACCGAGCGTATCACTGGTCATCAATATATAGCCCCGTTACGCAAAACTGACCCTGGTTTGGTTTTCGACTGGCAGAAGTTTAAAGGCGAGCTCAAGGTTTAA
- the nadC gene encoding carboxylating nicotinate-nucleotide diphosphorylase codes for MKNTHNSHQRLDYLKEQLPLEITRSVAETIKEDLGGTLDPAADITASLIPADAINSATIITREHGVFCGKAWADEVFKQLGGEVTIEWNVEDGDKVEPNQTLCSLTGPARALLTGERNAMNFIQTLSGCATTTAIYADKVKHTECRLLDTRKTIPGLRSALKYAVACGGGFNHRIGVFDAYLIKENHIIACGGIEKAISTAKELNPGKPVEVETESLAELEQAISAGADIIMLDNFTTDMMREAVKINAGRAALENSGNVTLDTIAEFAETGVDYISVGALTKHLKAMDLSMRFKA; via the coding sequence ATGAAAAACACACATAACAGCCACCAACGCCTTGACTACTTAAAAGAGCAACTGCCTCTCGAGATCACTCGCTCAGTGGCTGAGACCATCAAAGAAGATCTAGGCGGAACGTTAGATCCAGCGGCTGATATTACAGCAAGTCTAATCCCAGCAGACGCAATCAACAGCGCAACCATCATTACCCGTGAGCACGGTGTGTTCTGTGGTAAAGCTTGGGCTGATGAAGTGTTTAAACAGTTGGGCGGTGAAGTCACTATCGAGTGGAACGTAGAAGATGGCGACAAAGTTGAACCAAACCAAACGCTTTGTAGCTTAACTGGCCCAGCACGTGCACTATTAACCGGTGAGCGTAATGCAATGAACTTCATTCAAACGCTATCGGGTTGTGCGACTACAACAGCAATCTACGCAGACAAAGTTAAGCACACAGAATGCCGCTTGCTAGACACTCGTAAAACAATTCCAGGCCTGCGCAGCGCACTAAAATACGCTGTTGCTTGTGGTGGCGGTTTCAACCACCGTATTGGCGTTTTTGATGCTTACCTAATCAAAGAAAACCACATCATCGCTTGTGGTGGGATTGAGAAGGCTATCTCTACTGCAAAAGAGCTGAACCCAGGTAAGCCAGTGGAAGTGGAAACAGAAAGCCTAGCAGAGCTTGAGCAAGCGATCAGCGCCGGTGCAGACATCATCATGCTAGATAACTTCACCACTGACATGATGCGTGAAGCCGTTAAAATTAACGCAGGTCGTGCAGCACTAGAAAATTCAGGTAACGTGACTTTAGATACGATTGCAGAGTTCGCAGAAACGGGTGTCGATTACATCTCTGTCGGTGCACTGACTAAGCATCTAAAAGCAATGGACCTTTCAATGCGATTCAAAGCTTAA
- a CDS encoding pilin, with product MKNKNKRTNQKGFTLIELMIVVAIIGVLSAIAVPAYKDYVSKSELSSGLKTVKALVTPAELYIQENGALTATIGDIGSTGSANSLGGITTTTANVIEFTFNSTSAINGTKVTLTRDASTGWSCAFTAGTGVTLPTIDGCS from the coding sequence ATGAAAAACAAAAATAAAAGAACAAATCAGAAAGGCTTTACGCTGATTGAATTGATGATTGTCGTGGCAATTATTGGGGTGTTATCGGCAATTGCTGTACCGGCTTATAAAGATTATGTATCTAAAAGTGAACTATCATCAGGGCTTAAAACGGTAAAAGCACTAGTCACTCCAGCAGAACTATATATTCAAGAGAATGGCGCACTTACAGCCACAATAGGCGATATTGGTTCGACAGGATCAGCTAATTCATTGGGGGGAATAACCACAACAACCGCGAATGTTATTGAATTCACATTTAATTCCACCAGTGCAATTAATGGAACAAAAGTTACATTAACGAGAGATGCTAGCACAGGTTGGAGTTGCGCCTTTACTGCTGGTACCGGTGTCACTCTTCCAACTATTGATGGTTGCTCATAA
- the aceE gene encoding pyruvate dehydrogenase (acetyl-transferring), homodimeric type: MSDMKHDVDALETQDWLEALESVVREEGVERAQFLLEQVLDKARLDGVDMATGINTNYINTIPAAQEPAYPGDVTLERRIRSIIRWNAIMIVLRASKKDLDLGGHMASYQSAAAFYEVCFNHFFRAPNETDGGDLVYYQGHISPGIYSRAFVEGRLTEEQLDNFRQEVDGKGIPSYPHPKLMPEFWQFPTVSMGLGPISAIYQARFLKYLEGRGMKDTSGQRVYAFLGDGEMDEPESRGAISFAAREKLDNLCFLINCNLQRLDGPVMGNGSIIQELEGLFKGAGWNVVKVIWGSNWDSLLAKDTTGKLLQLMNETIDGDYQTFKSKDGAYVREHFFGKYPETAALVADMTDDQIFELKRGGHDSSKLFAAFNNAKETGGKPTVILAKTVKGYGMGEAAEGKNIAHGVKKMDMTHVQYLRDRLGLQDILSDEKVSELPYLTLEEGSAEYEYLHARRKALQGYTPQRLPKFTQEFKVPELDAFAPLLGEQKRDISTTMAYVRTLNILLKDKNIGKNIVPIICDEARTFGMEGLFRQVGIYNPHGQDYTPEDKGIVSYYKEATSGQVLQEGINELGSMASWVAAATSYSTNDLPMIPFYIYYSMFGFQRIGDMAWLAGDQQARGFLLGATAGRTTLNGEGLQHEDGHSHIMANTVPNCISYDPTFAYELAVIMQDGIRRMYGENQENVYYYLTVMNENYAMPAMPEGAEEGIRKGIYKLESYAGSASDQQSKKVQLMSSGTIMNEARKAAQILSEEYGVASDVFSVTSFNELTRDGQAVERDNMLHPEAEEKVPYITTVLGNEPAIAVTDYMKNYAEQVRAFMPSESYKVLGTDGFGRSDSRENLRRHFEVNAGYVVVAALTELAKRGDVEKSVVAEAIAKFGIDADKINPQYA, translated from the coding sequence ATGTCTGACATGAAGCATGACGTTGATGCTCTGGAAACTCAAGATTGGTTAGAAGCTCTTGAGTCAGTAGTACGTGAAGAAGGTGTAGAACGTGCACAGTTTTTACTAGAACAAGTTCTAGATAAAGCGCGTTTAGATGGTGTTGATATGGCTACAGGCATCAACACGAACTACATCAACACAATTCCAGCAGCACAAGAGCCAGCTTACCCTGGTGACGTAACTCTTGAGCGTCGTATTCGTTCGATTATTCGCTGGAACGCAATCATGATTGTATTGCGTGCTTCTAAGAAAGACCTAGACCTTGGTGGTCACATGGCTTCTTACCAGTCAGCTGCTGCGTTCTACGAAGTATGTTTTAACCACTTCTTCCGTGCTCCAAACGAGACAGACGGTGGCGATCTAGTTTACTACCAAGGTCACATCTCTCCTGGTATCTACTCTCGTGCATTCGTTGAAGGTCGTCTAACTGAAGAACAGCTAGATAACTTCCGTCAAGAAGTTGATGGTAAAGGTATCCCTTCATACCCGCACCCTAAACTAATGCCTGAATTCTGGCAGTTCCCAACAGTATCTATGGGTCTAGGCCCTATCTCTGCTATCTACCAAGCGCGCTTCCTTAAGTACCTTGAAGGTCGTGGCATGAAAGATACTTCAGGTCAGCGTGTATACGCGTTCCTAGGTGACGGTGAGATGGATGAGCCAGAATCACGTGGTGCTATCTCTTTCGCTGCGCGTGAGAAGCTAGACAACCTATGTTTCCTAATCAACTGTAACCTACAGCGTCTAGACGGCCCTGTAATGGGTAACGGTAGCATCATCCAAGAACTTGAAGGCCTATTTAAAGGCGCAGGTTGGAACGTTGTTAAAGTTATCTGGGGTAGCAACTGGGATTCTCTACTAGCTAAAGACACTACTGGTAAGCTTCTTCAACTAATGAATGAAACTATCGATGGTGACTACCAAACATTCAAATCTAAAGATGGCGCATACGTACGTGAGCACTTCTTTGGTAAGTACCCAGAAACAGCTGCACTAGTTGCAGACATGACTGACGACCAAATCTTCGAACTGAAACGTGGTGGTCACGACTCTTCTAAACTGTTCGCTGCATTCAACAATGCAAAAGAGACAGGTGGCAAACCAACAGTAATCCTAGCTAAGACAGTTAAAGGTTACGGTATGGGTGAAGCTGCAGAAGGCAAGAACATCGCTCACGGTGTTAAGAAGATGGACATGACTCACGTACAATACCTACGTGACCGTCTAGGCCTACAAGACATCCTTTCTGATGAGAAAGTATCTGAGCTTCCTTACCTAACACTGGAAGAAGGTTCAGCTGAGTACGAATACCTACATGCTCGTCGTAAAGCACTACAAGGTTACACTCCTCAGCGTCTGCCAAAATTCACTCAAGAGTTCAAAGTTCCTGAGCTAGACGCATTCGCACCTCTACTGGGTGAACAGAAGCGTGATATCTCTACAACGATGGCTTATGTACGTACGCTTAACATCCTTCTTAAAGATAAGAACATTGGTAAGAACATTGTTCCTATCATCTGTGATGAAGCTCGTACATTCGGTATGGAAGGTCTATTCCGTCAGGTTGGTATCTACAACCCACACGGTCAAGACTACACGCCTGAAGATAAAGGCATCGTTTCTTACTACAAAGAAGCGACTTCTGGTCAAGTTCTTCAAGAAGGTATCAACGAACTAGGTTCTATGGCTTCATGGGTTGCAGCTGCAACTTCATACAGCACAAACGATCTACCGATGATTCCGTTCTACATCTACTACTCAATGTTCGGTTTCCAACGTATTGGTGACATGGCTTGGTTAGCAGGTGACCAACAAGCTCGTGGTTTCCTACTTGGTGCAACTGCAGGCCGTACAACGCTAAACGGCGAAGGTCTACAGCACGAAGATGGCCACTCGCACATCATGGCGAACACTGTACCTAACTGTATCTCTTACGACCCAACGTTTGCTTACGAGCTAGCGGTAATCATGCAAGACGGTATCCGTCGCATGTACGGTGAGAACCAAGAGAATGTTTACTACTACCTAACAGTAATGAACGAAAACTACGCAATGCCAGCAATGCCAGAAGGCGCTGAAGAAGGCATCCGTAAGGGTATTTACAAGCTTGAGTCTTACGCTGGTTCTGCTTCTGATCAACAAAGTAAGAAAGTTCAGCTAATGAGCTCTGGTACTATCATGAACGAAGCACGTAAAGCCGCTCAAATCCTGAGCGAAGAGTACGGCGTAGCATCTGATGTATTCTCTGTAACGTCGTTCAACGAACTGACTCGTGACGGCCAAGCGGTAGAGCGTGACAACATGCTTCACCCAGAAGCTGAAGAGAAAGTACCGTACATCACAACTGTTCTTGGTAACGAACCTGCAATCGCAGTTACGGATTACATGAAGAACTACGCTGAGCAAGTACGTGCATTCATGCCTTCTGAGTCTTACAAAGTACTTGGTACTGACGGTTTCGGTCGCTCAGACAGCCGTGAAAACCTACGTCGTCACTTCGAAGTAAATGCAGGCTACGTTGTTGTTGCAGCACTTACTGAACTGGCTAAACGTGGTGATGTTGAGAAATCAGTAGTTGCTGAAGCAATTGCTAAATTCGGCATCGACGCAGACAAAATTAACCCGCAATACGCATAA